From Vitis vinifera cultivar Pinot Noir 40024 chromosome 5, ASM3070453v1, the proteins below share one genomic window:
- the LOC100261298 gene encoding pentatricopeptide repeat-containing protein At4g14850 has protein sequence MPFLSPNSLASLVESAVSTQCSRLGRAAHAQIIKTLDNPLPSFIYNHLVNMYSKLDRPNSAQLLLSLTPNRSVVTWTALIAGSVQNGRFTSALFHFSNMRRDSIQPNDFTFPCAFKASGSLRSPLVGKQVHALAVKAGQISDVFVGCSAFDMYSKAGLTEEARKMFDEMPERNIATWNAYLSNSVLEGRYDDALTAFIEFRHEGWEPNLITFCAFLNACAGASYLRLGRQLHGFVLQSGFEADVSVANGLIDFYGKCHQVGCSEIIFSGISKPNDVSWCSMIVSYVQNDEEEKACLVFLRARKEGIEPTDFMVSSVLSACAGLSVLEVGKSVHTLAVKACVVGNIFVGSALVDMYGKCGSIEDAERAFDEMPERNLVTWNAMIGGYAHQGQADMAVTLFDEMTCGSHRVAPNYVTFVCVLSACSRAGSVNVGMEIFESMRGRYGIEPGAEHYACVVDLLGRAGMVEQAYQFIKKMPIRPTVSVWGALLGASKMFGKSELGKVAADNLFELDPLDSGNHVLLSNMFAAAGRWEEATLVRKEMKDVGIKKGAGCSWITAGNAVHVFQAKDTSHERNSEIQAMLAKLRGEMEAAGYIPDTSFALFDLEEEEKAMEVWYHSEKIALAFGLISIPAGVPIRITKNLRICGDCHSAIKFISGIVGREIIVRDNNLFHRFRDNQCSCRDYW, from the exons ATGCCTTTTCTCAGCCCCAACTCGCTCGCCTCCCTAGTGGAATCGGCCGTGTCAACTCAATGCTCCCGCTTAGGCAGAGCTGCCCATGCTCAGATCATCAAGACCCTCGACAACCCCCTCCCTTCTTTCATTTACAATCACCTTGTCAACATGTATTCCAAACTCGACCGTCCCAACTCAGCCCAACTCCTCCTCTCACTCACCCCCAACCGCTCCGTTGTCACCTGGACCGCTCTCATCGCCGGCTCCGTCCAAAACGGTCGTTTCACCTCTGCCCTCTTTCACTTCTCTAACATGCGCCGTGACTCCATCCAACCCAATGACTTCACCTTCCCCTGTGCCTTCAAGGCTTCCGGCTCGCTTCGCTCTCCTCTCGTCGGGAAACAGGTCCATGCATTGGCGGTCAAGGCCGGTCAGATTAGCGATGTTTTTGTTGGATGTAGTGCTTTTGATATGTACTCCAAAGCGGGCCTCACAGAGGAGGCTAGGAAGATGTTCGATGAAATGCCTGAAAGAAATATTGCGACGTGGAACGCGTATTTATCTAATTCAGTGCTCGAGGGCCGGTATGACGATGCGCTTACTGCATTCATTGAGTTTCGGCACGAGGGTTGGGAACCCAACTTGATAACGTTTTGCGCTTTTCTCAATGCGTGTGCTGGAGCCTCGTATTTGAGGCTTGGGCGTCAGTTACATGGGTTTGTGCTTCAAAGTGGATTTGAGGCGGATGTCTCGGTGGCTAATGGACTCATTGATTTTTATGGGAAGTGTCATCAGGTTGGATGCTCGGAAATTATATTCAGTGGCATTTCTAAGCCAAATGATGTTTCTTGGTGCTCAATGATAGTATCATATGTGCAAAATGATGAGGAAGAGAAGGCCTGTTTGGTCTTCTTGAGGGCTAGGAAAGAAGGCATTGAGCCAACAGATTTCATGGTTTCAAGTGTTCTTAGTGCTTGTGCTGGCCTTTCAGTGCTTGAAGTGGGAAAGTCAGTTCATACGCTTGCTGTGAAGGCTTGTGTTGTGGGCAATATTTTTGTGGGCAGCGCACTTGTTGATATGTATGGAAAATGTGGAAGCATTGAGGATGCTGAGAGGGCATTTGATGAGATGCCTGAGAGGAATTTAGTTACTTGGAATGCAATGATAGGTGGGTACGCACACCAAGGGCAAGCTGACATGGCTGTCACATTGTTCGACGAAATGACATGTGGCAGTCACAGGGTTGCACCTAATTATGTTACATTTGTGTGTGTTTTATCAGCATGCAGCAGGGCTGGGTCAGTGAATGTGGGCATGGAAATTTTTGAGTCAATGAGAGGAAGATACGGAATTGAACCAGGAGCAGAGCATTATGCATGTGTTGTGGACCTGCTTGGGAGAGCAGGAATGGTAGAGCAAGCCTATCAGTTTATAAAGAAAATGCCAATTCGACCAACAGTTTCAGTTTGGGGGGCTCTTTTAGGAGCTTCTAAAATGTTTGGGAAGTCAGAATTGGGAAAGGTTGCCGCTGATAACTTATTTGAACTAGACCCACTAGACTCTGGCAACCATGTTCTGCTTTCAAATATGTTTGCAGCTGCTGGCAG GTGGGAAGAAGCCACACTTGTGAGAAAGGAGATGAAGGATGTCGGGATCAAAAAGGGTGCAGGATGCAGTTGGATCACTGCAGGGAATGCAGTCCATGTCTTCCAAGCAAAGGATACTTCCCATGAGAGAAACTCAGAGATTCAGGCAATGCTGGCAAAGCTGAGGGGGGAAATGGAGGCAGCTGGCTATATACCCGATACCAGTTTTGCTCTGTTTGAtctagaagaagaagagaaagcgATGGAAGTTTGGTACCACAGTGAAAAGATTGCCCTTGCTTTTGGCCTCATCTCTATTCCTGCTGGAGTACCCATAAGGATCACCAAAAATCTTAGAATTTGTGGAGATTGTCATAGTGCCATTAAGTTCATTTCCGGCATTGTTGGTAGAGAAATTATTGTGAGAGATAATAATCTATTCCATCGCTTCAGGGATAA
- the LOC100854248 gene encoding uncharacterized protein LOC100854248, with the protein MESTNRNGVVASTQGGRLQDGISRHLSQWNGLQMAVQNQWGGRDSHQKSLQLAADIFSWFSESKAPLCVEDLENLLHESMLLSFNTEIEDGSIEQVAEELMIMHEDCQQGNH; encoded by the exons ATGGAATCCACCAACAGAAACGGTGTCGTTGCATCCACTCAAGGTGGTCGTCTGCAGGATGGAATCTCACGGCATTTGTCTCAATGGAACGGCCTTCAAATGGCCGTCCAAAACCAGTGGGGCGGCCGAGATTCTCATCAGAAGTCTCTTCAACTAGCCGCAGATATCTTCTCTTGGTTCTCAGAGTCCAAAG CACCACTTTGCGTGGAAGATTTAGAAAATTTGCTCCACGAAAGCATGTTGCTTTCTTTCAACACGGAGATAGAGGATGGCAGCATCGAACAG GTAGCAGAAGAATTGATGATTATGCATGAAGACTGCCAGCAAGGAAACCACTGA
- the LOC100257987 gene encoding uncharacterized protein LOC100257987 isoform X2, giving the protein MSMDKNTVNPEDGLCVRNLEDEVPLGSLSPIDSTPPSISSQQKNESMEADIPNETNGFTSGIKKNDLDICPVSPLASGEGLPYAPVDWPNPGDTWSWKVGRRVNKSGFYQDRYLFLPRRLQNSSHRRESFSSKLSLKRYVQKQDPNINIAAFFGSFSWRVPPKRVTPSSITLEVCPQPGKEVDQEVGKKSPFTLPRRKRRAAKLPVTTIYKRHTRQSTKWFTRFNADDTGIIDLCSLSKESETSDPTNQDLRSTTDFECDQVSSHQVPISPAGSFVACCNSPVSCGVPHTELTQGSEDKVIPEDFDNFVDSLDDMLAQPLPEAPLSPPATDNYQAFEDEIAEARIKLSSLLAMDFHLLVSSKDLKELVLLSSKLQKDPSLNADQLSKLKLIEEIPVTGKDYLETMQIIEEVNKFFADLTSSMDKATSLRNEYNASKEDIAMLQVDINSSLSTLEEIDDQIAKLQSRRAELSNALKIKNKEVAKLISTQRTVADSLPKVVHEVQLANSKKLEWEQKKKNALKREAEILAKIAPLRGFSL; this is encoded by the exons ATGTCAATGGATAAGAACACTGTGAATCCGGAAGACGGTCTCTGTGTCAG GAATTTGGAGGATGAAGTCCCGCTTGGCTCTCTCAGCCCAATTGATAG TACACCTCCCTCAATCTCTTCTCAGCAGAAGAACGAATCCATGGAGGCTGATATTCCCAATGAAACTAATGGTTTCACATCTggcataaagaaaaatgatcttGATATCTGTCCAGTTTCTCCTCTTGCTTCTGGTGAAGGTCTGCCGTATGCTCCCGTAGATTGGCCAAATCCAGGTGATACTTGGAGCTGGAAGGTGGGGAGGAGAGTAAACAAATCTGGCTTCTATCAGGATAGGTACCTTTTTCTTCCAAGGCGTCTTCAGAACTCCTCACATAGGAGAGAGAGTTTTTCAAGCAAGCTTTCACTCAAACGATATGTTCAAAAGCAAGACCCAAATATCAACATTGCTGCGTTTTTTGGATCATTTAGTTGGAGGGTCCCTCCAAAAAGAG TGACACCTAGTTCTATTACTCTAGAGGTATGTCCTCAGCCAGGAAAGGAAGTTGACCAAGAAGTGGGAAAAAAATCCCCTTTCACCTTACCCAGAAGAAAAAGGAGAGCAGCTAAATTGCCTGTAACAACCATATATAAGCGACACACTCGACAGTCTACGAAATGGTTTACCCGATTCAATGCTGATGATACAGGCATCATTGACTTGTGCTCCCTGAGCAAAGAATCAGAAACAAGTGATCCAACAAACCAGGATTTGAGAAGTACCACTGATTTTGAGTGTGATCAAGTTTCTAGCCACCAAGTTCCCATTTCTCCTGCAGGTAGTTTTGTTGCTTGCTGCAACTCCCCTGTTTCCTGTGGTGTGCCCCATACAGAACTCACTCAAGGATCAGAAGACAAAGTGATTCCTGAAGATTTTGATAACTTTGTTGATTCTCTGGATGATATGCTGGCTCAGCCTCTTCCTGAAGCACCATTATCCCCACCTGCAACTGATAATTATCAAGCTTTTGAAGACGAAATTGCAGAGGCTCGAATAAAACTTTCTTCCTTGCTTGCTATGGATTTCCATCTTTTGGTTTCCTCCAAAGACCTAAAAGAACTTGTGTTGCTGTCATCCAAGCTTCAGAAGGATCCTAGCCTTAATGCTGATCAACTTTCTAAACTAAAGCTCATTGAAGAAATTCCAGTTACTGGTAAGGATTATTTGGAGACCATGCAAATCATAGAGGAAGTTAACAAATTCTTTGCCGACCTGACTTCCAGCATGGACAAGGCTACTTCACTAAGGAATGAATACAATGCATCAAAAGAGGATATAGCCATGCTACAGGTTGATATAAATTCCAGCTTATCAACCTTAGAAGAAATTGATGATCAAATTGCTAAACTTCAATCCCGACGAGCTGAGCTGAGTAATGCTCTCaagattaaaaataaggaaGTAGCTAAGTTGATCTCTACTCAGAGAACGGTAGCTGATTCTCTTCCCAAAGTTGTGCATGAGGTTCAGCTTGCAAACTCTAAAAAGCTAGAATGGGagcagaagaagaaaaatgctTTGAAGCGAGAGGCCGAAATCCTTGCGAAAATTGCTCCTCTCAGAGGGTTTTCTCTTTGA
- the LOC100257987 gene encoding uncharacterized protein LOC100257987 isoform X1: protein MSMDKNTVNPEDGLCVRNLEDEVPLGSLSPIDRYSTPPSISSQQKNESMEADIPNETNGFTSGIKKNDLDICPVSPLASGEGLPYAPVDWPNPGDTWSWKVGRRVNKSGFYQDRYLFLPRRLQNSSHRRESFSSKLSLKRYVQKQDPNINIAAFFGSFSWRVPPKRVTPSSITLEVCPQPGKEVDQEVGKKSPFTLPRRKRRAAKLPVTTIYKRHTRQSTKWFTRFNADDTGIIDLCSLSKESETSDPTNQDLRSTTDFECDQVSSHQVPISPAGSFVACCNSPVSCGVPHTELTQGSEDKVIPEDFDNFVDSLDDMLAQPLPEAPLSPPATDNYQAFEDEIAEARIKLSSLLAMDFHLLVSSKDLKELVLLSSKLQKDPSLNADQLSKLKLIEEIPVTGKDYLETMQIIEEVNKFFADLTSSMDKATSLRNEYNASKEDIAMLQVDINSSLSTLEEIDDQIAKLQSRRAELSNALKIKNKEVAKLISTQRTVADSLPKVVHEVQLANSKKLEWEQKKKNALKREAEILAKIAPLRGFSL, encoded by the exons ATGTCAATGGATAAGAACACTGTGAATCCGGAAGACGGTCTCTGTGTCAG GAATTTGGAGGATGAAGTCCCGCTTGGCTCTCTCAGCCCAATTGATAG GTACAGTACACCTCCCTCAATCTCTTCTCAGCAGAAGAACGAATCCATGGAGGCTGATATTCCCAATGAAACTAATGGTTTCACATCTggcataaagaaaaatgatcttGATATCTGTCCAGTTTCTCCTCTTGCTTCTGGTGAAGGTCTGCCGTATGCTCCCGTAGATTGGCCAAATCCAGGTGATACTTGGAGCTGGAAGGTGGGGAGGAGAGTAAACAAATCTGGCTTCTATCAGGATAGGTACCTTTTTCTTCCAAGGCGTCTTCAGAACTCCTCACATAGGAGAGAGAGTTTTTCAAGCAAGCTTTCACTCAAACGATATGTTCAAAAGCAAGACCCAAATATCAACATTGCTGCGTTTTTTGGATCATTTAGTTGGAGGGTCCCTCCAAAAAGAG TGACACCTAGTTCTATTACTCTAGAGGTATGTCCTCAGCCAGGAAAGGAAGTTGACCAAGAAGTGGGAAAAAAATCCCCTTTCACCTTACCCAGAAGAAAAAGGAGAGCAGCTAAATTGCCTGTAACAACCATATATAAGCGACACACTCGACAGTCTACGAAATGGTTTACCCGATTCAATGCTGATGATACAGGCATCATTGACTTGTGCTCCCTGAGCAAAGAATCAGAAACAAGTGATCCAACAAACCAGGATTTGAGAAGTACCACTGATTTTGAGTGTGATCAAGTTTCTAGCCACCAAGTTCCCATTTCTCCTGCAGGTAGTTTTGTTGCTTGCTGCAACTCCCCTGTTTCCTGTGGTGTGCCCCATACAGAACTCACTCAAGGATCAGAAGACAAAGTGATTCCTGAAGATTTTGATAACTTTGTTGATTCTCTGGATGATATGCTGGCTCAGCCTCTTCCTGAAGCACCATTATCCCCACCTGCAACTGATAATTATCAAGCTTTTGAAGACGAAATTGCAGAGGCTCGAATAAAACTTTCTTCCTTGCTTGCTATGGATTTCCATCTTTTGGTTTCCTCCAAAGACCTAAAAGAACTTGTGTTGCTGTCATCCAAGCTTCAGAAGGATCCTAGCCTTAATGCTGATCAACTTTCTAAACTAAAGCTCATTGAAGAAATTCCAGTTACTGGTAAGGATTATTTGGAGACCATGCAAATCATAGAGGAAGTTAACAAATTCTTTGCCGACCTGACTTCCAGCATGGACAAGGCTACTTCACTAAGGAATGAATACAATGCATCAAAAGAGGATATAGCCATGCTACAGGTTGATATAAATTCCAGCTTATCAACCTTAGAAGAAATTGATGATCAAATTGCTAAACTTCAATCCCGACGAGCTGAGCTGAGTAATGCTCTCaagattaaaaataaggaaGTAGCTAAGTTGATCTCTACTCAGAGAACGGTAGCTGATTCTCTTCCCAAAGTTGTGCATGAGGTTCAGCTTGCAAACTCTAAAAAGCTAGAATGGGagcagaagaagaaaaatgctTTGAAGCGAGAGGCCGAAATCCTTGCGAAAATTGCTCCTCTCAGAGGGTTTTCTCTTTGA
- the LOC100257987 gene encoding uncharacterized protein LOC100257987 isoform X3, with the protein MEADIPNETNGFTSGIKKNDLDICPVSPLASGEGLPYAPVDWPNPGDTWSWKVGRRVNKSGFYQDRYLFLPRRLQNSSHRRESFSSKLSLKRYVQKQDPNINIAAFFGSFSWRVPPKRVTPSSITLEVCPQPGKEVDQEVGKKSPFTLPRRKRRAAKLPVTTIYKRHTRQSTKWFTRFNADDTGIIDLCSLSKESETSDPTNQDLRSTTDFECDQVSSHQVPISPAGSFVACCNSPVSCGVPHTELTQGSEDKVIPEDFDNFVDSLDDMLAQPLPEAPLSPPATDNYQAFEDEIAEARIKLSSLLAMDFHLLVSSKDLKELVLLSSKLQKDPSLNADQLSKLKLIEEIPVTGKDYLETMQIIEEVNKFFADLTSSMDKATSLRNEYNASKEDIAMLQVDINSSLSTLEEIDDQIAKLQSRRAELSNALKIKNKEVAKLISTQRTVADSLPKVVHEVQLANSKKLEWEQKKKNALKREAEILAKIAPLRGFSL; encoded by the exons ATGGAGGCTGATATTCCCAATGAAACTAATGGTTTCACATCTggcataaagaaaaatgatcttGATATCTGTCCAGTTTCTCCTCTTGCTTCTGGTGAAGGTCTGCCGTATGCTCCCGTAGATTGGCCAAATCCAGGTGATACTTGGAGCTGGAAGGTGGGGAGGAGAGTAAACAAATCTGGCTTCTATCAGGATAGGTACCTTTTTCTTCCAAGGCGTCTTCAGAACTCCTCACATAGGAGAGAGAGTTTTTCAAGCAAGCTTTCACTCAAACGATATGTTCAAAAGCAAGACCCAAATATCAACATTGCTGCGTTTTTTGGATCATTTAGTTGGAGGGTCCCTCCAAAAAGAG TGACACCTAGTTCTATTACTCTAGAGGTATGTCCTCAGCCAGGAAAGGAAGTTGACCAAGAAGTGGGAAAAAAATCCCCTTTCACCTTACCCAGAAGAAAAAGGAGAGCAGCTAAATTGCCTGTAACAACCATATATAAGCGACACACTCGACAGTCTACGAAATGGTTTACCCGATTCAATGCTGATGATACAGGCATCATTGACTTGTGCTCCCTGAGCAAAGAATCAGAAACAAGTGATCCAACAAACCAGGATTTGAGAAGTACCACTGATTTTGAGTGTGATCAAGTTTCTAGCCACCAAGTTCCCATTTCTCCTGCAGGTAGTTTTGTTGCTTGCTGCAACTCCCCTGTTTCCTGTGGTGTGCCCCATACAGAACTCACTCAAGGATCAGAAGACAAAGTGATTCCTGAAGATTTTGATAACTTTGTTGATTCTCTGGATGATATGCTGGCTCAGCCTCTTCCTGAAGCACCATTATCCCCACCTGCAACTGATAATTATCAAGCTTTTGAAGACGAAATTGCAGAGGCTCGAATAAAACTTTCTTCCTTGCTTGCTATGGATTTCCATCTTTTGGTTTCCTCCAAAGACCTAAAAGAACTTGTGTTGCTGTCATCCAAGCTTCAGAAGGATCCTAGCCTTAATGCTGATCAACTTTCTAAACTAAAGCTCATTGAAGAAATTCCAGTTACTGGTAAGGATTATTTGGAGACCATGCAAATCATAGAGGAAGTTAACAAATTCTTTGCCGACCTGACTTCCAGCATGGACAAGGCTACTTCACTAAGGAATGAATACAATGCATCAAAAGAGGATATAGCCATGCTACAGGTTGATATAAATTCCAGCTTATCAACCTTAGAAGAAATTGATGATCAAATTGCTAAACTTCAATCCCGACGAGCTGAGCTGAGTAATGCTCTCaagattaaaaataaggaaGTAGCTAAGTTGATCTCTACTCAGAGAACGGTAGCTGATTCTCTTCCCAAAGTTGTGCATGAGGTTCAGCTTGCAAACTCTAAAAAGCTAGAATGGGagcagaagaagaaaaatgctTTGAAGCGAGAGGCCGAAATCCTTGCGAAAATTGCTCCTCTCAGAGGGTTTTCTCTTTGA